A genome region from Euphorbia lathyris chromosome 4, ddEupLath1.1, whole genome shotgun sequence includes the following:
- the LOC136225470 gene encoding tRNA (guanine(37)-N1)-methyltransferase 2 isoform X2 yields MGAMLDESKFDVNFKLWALRVPRELCKVASRLLNGYLLDKPRVKPITEDPACEKNRYMILSERVHNEDLTDIPAEKLAELKKLCKIEVVPYSTTLGYSYWGADHILKQILPSGVEIPSSFETITICGTGTLPLNPKLLVYITSTGHIAHLNIPDEVLAYKDVVAKVIYDKNQPRIKTVVNKVGSITNEFRVPKFEILAGENNMVTEVKQYGATFKLDYGLVYWNSRLEHEHIRLISQFQPGETICDMFAGIGPFAIPAAQKGCTVYANDLNPDSFQYLTINAKLNKIDDRIYAYNLDARKFISELMAVPSSENNSESDISLKACENRSTKTNRETPVAAPDRVPDDTEDAEAACTKEDPSVAAVERPSNCCENENESTHATAVCFTSRRRDIANKRRKTFDLTNTKPWEHVDHVIMNLPASALQFLDAFKGVIQKESWKGPLPWIHCYCFMRANETEEIIISRVESALGARIQEATFHRVRDVAPNKAMFCLSFRLPEACFRDDTATLECA; encoded by the exons ATGGGTGCAATGTTGGACGAGAGCAAGTTCGATGTGAATTTCAAGTTATGGGCACTCAGAGTCCCTCGTGAACTTTGCAAAGTTGCTTCTCGCTTGCTGAATGG TTACTTACTTGATAAGCCTCGGGTTAAACCTATTACGGAAGATCCTGCTTGTGAAAAGAACCGTTATATGATATTATCTGAAAGAGTTCATAACGAAG ATTTGACTGATATTCCAGCTGAAAAACTTGCTGAATTGAAGAAGTTATGCAAGATTGAAGTGGTTCCTTATTCTACCACACTTGGATATTCTTACTGGGGAGCAG ATCATATATTGAAGCAGATCCTGCCATCTGGAGTAGAAATCCCATCATCTTTTGAAACAATA ACAATTTGTGGAACTGGTACCTTACCTCTGAATCCTAAATTATTAGTCTATATTACATCTACAGGTCATATTGCCCATCTAAATATACCTGATGAAGTCCTTGCGTACAAGGATGTTGTTGCTAAGGTTATATATGAT AAGAATCAACCCAGGATCAAAACTGTTGTTAATAAAGTTGGGAGCATAACAAATGAGTTCCGAGTGccaaaatttgaaattttggCTGGCGAAAATAATATGGTGACAGAAGTGAAGCAGTATGGGGCAACATTCAAGCTTGACTATGGCTTGGTTTATTGGAATTCAAGGTTGGAACACGAACACATAAGACTGATTTCTCAATTTCAACCAGGAGAAACCATATGTGACATGTTTGCTGGTATTGGTCCTTTCGCAATTCCAGCAGCACAGAAAGGATGCACTGTTTatgccaatgatttgaatccagATAGCTTTCAGTATTTGACCATTAATGCTAAACTTAACAAGATTGATGATCGCATTTATGCATACAACTTGGATGCTAGGAAATTTATTTCTGAATTGATGGCAGTACCAAGTTCTGAAAATAATTCAGAATCTGATATTTCTCTTAAAGCATGTGAGAATCGCAGCACAAAAACAAACAGGGAAACACCGGTGGCAG CACCTGATCGTGTTCCTGATGACACTGAGGATGCAGAAGCTGCGTGTACGAAAGAAGATCCATCTGTAGCTGCAGTGGAGAGGCCTTCAAATTGTTGTGAGAATG AAAATGAAAGCACCCATGCCACTGCAGTTTGCTTCACTTCTAGGAGAAGAGATATTGCAAACAAGAGGAGGAAAACCTTTGACTTGACAAATACTAAGCCTTGGGAGCATGTTGATCATGTCATAATGAACCTTCCTGCTTCGGCATTACAGTTTCTGG ATGCATTTAAGGGTGTTATTCAGAAGGAATCTTGGAAGGGACCACTTCCTTGGATCCATTGTTATTGTTTCATGCGGGCAAATGAAACTGAAGAAATTATAATCTCA AGGGTGGAGTCTGCCTTAGGTGCTCGTATACAAGAAGCAACATTTCATAGGGTCAGGGATGTTGCTCCAAATAAG GCAATGTTTTGTTTAAGCTTTAGACTACCAGAAGCCTGCTTCAGAGATGATACTGCTACCCTTGAGTGTGCTTAG
- the LOC136225470 gene encoding tRNA (guanine(37)-N1)-methyltransferase 2 isoform X1, producing MGAMLDESKFDVNFKLWALRVPRELCKVASRLLNGYLLDKPRVKPITEDPACEKNRYMILSERVHNEDLTDIPAEKLAELKKLCKIEVVPYSTTLGYSYWGADHILKQILPSGVEIPSSFETITICGTGTLPLNPKLLVYITSTGHIAHLNIPDEVLAYKDVVAKVIYDKNQPRIKTVVNKVGSITNEFRVPKFEILAGENNMVTEVKQYGATFKLDYGLVYWNSRLEHEHIRLISQFQPGETICDMFAGIGPFAIPAAQKGCTVYANDLNPDSFQYLTINAKLNKIDDRIYAYNLDARKFISELMAVPSSENNSESDISLKACENRSTKTNRETPVAVNIKEAPDRVPDDTEDAEAACTKEDPSVAAVERPSNCCENENESTHATAVCFTSRRRDIANKRRKTFDLTNTKPWEHVDHVIMNLPASALQFLDAFKGVIQKESWKGPLPWIHCYCFMRANETEEIIISRVESALGARIQEATFHRVRDVAPNKAMFCLSFRLPEACFRDDTATLECA from the exons ATGGGTGCAATGTTGGACGAGAGCAAGTTCGATGTGAATTTCAAGTTATGGGCACTCAGAGTCCCTCGTGAACTTTGCAAAGTTGCTTCTCGCTTGCTGAATGG TTACTTACTTGATAAGCCTCGGGTTAAACCTATTACGGAAGATCCTGCTTGTGAAAAGAACCGTTATATGATATTATCTGAAAGAGTTCATAACGAAG ATTTGACTGATATTCCAGCTGAAAAACTTGCTGAATTGAAGAAGTTATGCAAGATTGAAGTGGTTCCTTATTCTACCACACTTGGATATTCTTACTGGGGAGCAG ATCATATATTGAAGCAGATCCTGCCATCTGGAGTAGAAATCCCATCATCTTTTGAAACAATA ACAATTTGTGGAACTGGTACCTTACCTCTGAATCCTAAATTATTAGTCTATATTACATCTACAGGTCATATTGCCCATCTAAATATACCTGATGAAGTCCTTGCGTACAAGGATGTTGTTGCTAAGGTTATATATGAT AAGAATCAACCCAGGATCAAAACTGTTGTTAATAAAGTTGGGAGCATAACAAATGAGTTCCGAGTGccaaaatttgaaattttggCTGGCGAAAATAATATGGTGACAGAAGTGAAGCAGTATGGGGCAACATTCAAGCTTGACTATGGCTTGGTTTATTGGAATTCAAGGTTGGAACACGAACACATAAGACTGATTTCTCAATTTCAACCAGGAGAAACCATATGTGACATGTTTGCTGGTATTGGTCCTTTCGCAATTCCAGCAGCACAGAAAGGATGCACTGTTTatgccaatgatttgaatccagATAGCTTTCAGTATTTGACCATTAATGCTAAACTTAACAAGATTGATGATCGCATTTATGCATACAACTTGGATGCTAGGAAATTTATTTCTGAATTGATGGCAGTACCAAGTTCTGAAAATAATTCAGAATCTGATATTTCTCTTAAAGCATGTGAGAATCGCAGCACAAAAACAAACAGGGAAACACCGGTGGCAG TTAACATCAAGGAAGCACCTGATCGTGTTCCTGATGACACTGAGGATGCAGAAGCTGCGTGTACGAAAGAAGATCCATCTGTAGCTGCAGTGGAGAGGCCTTCAAATTGTTGTGAGAATG AAAATGAAAGCACCCATGCCACTGCAGTTTGCTTCACTTCTAGGAGAAGAGATATTGCAAACAAGAGGAGGAAAACCTTTGACTTGACAAATACTAAGCCTTGGGAGCATGTTGATCATGTCATAATGAACCTTCCTGCTTCGGCATTACAGTTTCTGG ATGCATTTAAGGGTGTTATTCAGAAGGAATCTTGGAAGGGACCACTTCCTTGGATCCATTGTTATTGTTTCATGCGGGCAAATGAAACTGAAGAAATTATAATCTCA AGGGTGGAGTCTGCCTTAGGTGCTCGTATACAAGAAGCAACATTTCATAGGGTCAGGGATGTTGCTCCAAATAAG GCAATGTTTTGTTTAAGCTTTAGACTACCAGAAGCCTGCTTCAGAGATGATACTGCTACCCTTGAGTGTGCTTAG
- the LOC136225470 gene encoding tRNA (guanine(37)-N1)-methyltransferase 2 isoform X3, with protein sequence MGAMLDESKFDVNFKLWALRVPRELCKVASRLLNGYLLDKPRVKPITEDPACEKNRYMILSERVHNEDLTDIPAEKLAELKKLCKIEVVPYSTTLGYSYWGADHILKQILPSGVEIPSSFETIGHIAHLNIPDEVLAYKDVVAKVIYDKNQPRIKTVVNKVGSITNEFRVPKFEILAGENNMVTEVKQYGATFKLDYGLVYWNSRLEHEHIRLISQFQPGETICDMFAGIGPFAIPAAQKGCTVYANDLNPDSFQYLTINAKLNKIDDRIYAYNLDARKFISELMAVPSSENNSESDISLKACENRSTKTNRETPVAVNIKEAPDRVPDDTEDAEAACTKEDPSVAAVERPSNCCENENESTHATAVCFTSRRRDIANKRRKTFDLTNTKPWEHVDHVIMNLPASALQFLDAFKGVIQKESWKGPLPWIHCYCFMRANETEEIIISRVESALGARIQEATFHRVRDVAPNKAMFCLSFRLPEACFRDDTATLECA encoded by the exons ATGGGTGCAATGTTGGACGAGAGCAAGTTCGATGTGAATTTCAAGTTATGGGCACTCAGAGTCCCTCGTGAACTTTGCAAAGTTGCTTCTCGCTTGCTGAATGG TTACTTACTTGATAAGCCTCGGGTTAAACCTATTACGGAAGATCCTGCTTGTGAAAAGAACCGTTATATGATATTATCTGAAAGAGTTCATAACGAAG ATTTGACTGATATTCCAGCTGAAAAACTTGCTGAATTGAAGAAGTTATGCAAGATTGAAGTGGTTCCTTATTCTACCACACTTGGATATTCTTACTGGGGAGCAG ATCATATATTGAAGCAGATCCTGCCATCTGGAGTAGAAATCCCATCATCTTTTGAAACAATAG GTCATATTGCCCATCTAAATATACCTGATGAAGTCCTTGCGTACAAGGATGTTGTTGCTAAGGTTATATATGAT AAGAATCAACCCAGGATCAAAACTGTTGTTAATAAAGTTGGGAGCATAACAAATGAGTTCCGAGTGccaaaatttgaaattttggCTGGCGAAAATAATATGGTGACAGAAGTGAAGCAGTATGGGGCAACATTCAAGCTTGACTATGGCTTGGTTTATTGGAATTCAAGGTTGGAACACGAACACATAAGACTGATTTCTCAATTTCAACCAGGAGAAACCATATGTGACATGTTTGCTGGTATTGGTCCTTTCGCAATTCCAGCAGCACAGAAAGGATGCACTGTTTatgccaatgatttgaatccagATAGCTTTCAGTATTTGACCATTAATGCTAAACTTAACAAGATTGATGATCGCATTTATGCATACAACTTGGATGCTAGGAAATTTATTTCTGAATTGATGGCAGTACCAAGTTCTGAAAATAATTCAGAATCTGATATTTCTCTTAAAGCATGTGAGAATCGCAGCACAAAAACAAACAGGGAAACACCGGTGGCAG TTAACATCAAGGAAGCACCTGATCGTGTTCCTGATGACACTGAGGATGCAGAAGCTGCGTGTACGAAAGAAGATCCATCTGTAGCTGCAGTGGAGAGGCCTTCAAATTGTTGTGAGAATG AAAATGAAAGCACCCATGCCACTGCAGTTTGCTTCACTTCTAGGAGAAGAGATATTGCAAACAAGAGGAGGAAAACCTTTGACTTGACAAATACTAAGCCTTGGGAGCATGTTGATCATGTCATAATGAACCTTCCTGCTTCGGCATTACAGTTTCTGG ATGCATTTAAGGGTGTTATTCAGAAGGAATCTTGGAAGGGACCACTTCCTTGGATCCATTGTTATTGTTTCATGCGGGCAAATGAAACTGAAGAAATTATAATCTCA AGGGTGGAGTCTGCCTTAGGTGCTCGTATACAAGAAGCAACATTTCATAGGGTCAGGGATGTTGCTCCAAATAAG GCAATGTTTTGTTTAAGCTTTAGACTACCAGAAGCCTGCTTCAGAGATGATACTGCTACCCTTGAGTGTGCTTAG